The genomic DNA aatagcgtttaattgATATGTACTTATGTAGATGTAAACATCAGGTTGGAAATAAAAAGGTGAAACTGAAATCACTTACGTCGcctttttcaattctttttcagcgtcttctattattttaaatatatttaacattaaatCTTGCCGTTTGCCAATCATGCGGAATAAATTCCACATATACATAAGTTCAAATACAGGAAGGACTAGATTTTTCTTTTGGGCAAAATAACGTTCAGCCttttttataacaaatttttcCATGGGTAATGACTTGCCAGCGATACGTTGCTTGTACGTAGGTACTTTCATCATTAAAGTATCtatcgtttctttctcttcgctTTTCGTCGGTGGATTCTGCATTATAAGAATCGCAGCTTTTTGATATAAGTAAATAGTACGCGACCAATTTGATTCATTGGCCAAAGTACCGGCGAATGTTGCAGCTTGCTTCCATTGTTGTAGCCCACAATGTGCCCACATTAATTCCCAAAAACAAATATGATGAAACTGAGGCCATACGTCTTGACTTTTCCAAGACTTGGTATACCATTCTAAGGCATTCTCAAAATTCCCTCTTGTTAGTTCTAATCTGCCTTTAAAAAATAAGAACCATACACCATTTGGGTAGAGATTTAATTCTTCTTCTAATACTTTTTCGCACAAGTCCAAATCACCATCCGTATGACTTAAAACGAAAGATGCTATTAAATTGTAAGCTAAAAGAATCATCGCGCACAATACGTGCCGTAAACCCcttctttctttatatcctgCTTCTAATTCTGATAAACCATATTCCTGTTgacaaaaatgttattaaatcaatataaaatatctcTGTACCTATGGAGAAACTTACTTTATCACCGGAAAATCCAATAAATTCTagaagtttgataatttttgctGGTAACAATGAGATCATCTACACaatcataaaaattatcattgaaTCGTGTTACAGGAagaattttatgtaataaaaacAATGATATATACCAAATTAAATGCACCAATTCCCGTACGGACACCACTCTCGAAATGTATTTTATGAATCTCATTTTCCCATTTACGActatttaaaattgttaaacattctctaaaagaaaagaatacgtGTATGAAACATTGTTTTATACTGCTATGTAAAATGGAATAGATAAATTGCGATATGATATATTTGTTTACTTATACGACAGAAAGCAGGTACGAATTTTCAATCCAGCCTTGACAAAACTGACCAATGTCTCGTCCTCCACAAACGTGAGCATCGATTTTAAAAGAAGTGATTCGGCATAACATAGTTCCGCATGCACTTCCTCTGTAATATTAATTCTCTATCATTCTCTAGATGATTAATACTTATTAATGCCGTTAGTATAGTATGTTATGCCGTTCATTCAATGTTAAAATTCTACCGATAATTTCAAGTGCTTTTCATCATTTCATAATGCAGGATTGGCAAAAAGCAATGCAAATAATTTGACAAAACAtgctgtacatatgtatacgcTACCATGTacgtatatttaaatataattaccaaTTGTATAAGTATCATAATTAGTCTTCTTGACCATTTTGCCTATATTCTCTGTTAATGTTGCATGTTTACGATGTTTTAAGCATACGCTCATGCATTGCTTTACAGCTCCAGCTGCCTTCTCAATCTGTTTCTAAGTAATACATGTTACAATGTATTATTGAACaatatatttttccaaatatcACAATATATTGCAATTTAATACTTGTTCAAATGTAAAAATAGCCTCAAGGAATGCAAATACACTTGTTCCTAAAGAGTGATATATGCTACTGCTTGCCCAGGGTTCCATAATTTTTCGTGCTtcttcaaaatcattattaaaaaaatagtgtATAGCTTTCTTTGCttccattattgctgtatctaaATCCATGGAAGTAGGCCTGGAAACAagatacaattaatttatataatacataCGTATGTACATGTATAAAATACTTACTGTGAAATGGATTCTTGAGCATCTTGaaactaaaatattaaaattacaattttgttaAAACAATGACAATACAATAAGCATTAAAGTAATGTACATACCTCGTCTTCTTCGATGTCTGACATTTTGAATTAATATCTAAAATATGCTTGAAAAGTAAAACAGTATGTTATCCAATGTATTGATCTACACATAAGAAATAACATAGTTATGTTTAATAAGAatcatatacatatttattaagtTGATCCTTTTATGCACCaaaaaagattaattattaGAGGAGAAAGTTATTCTTTCAGTCAGATTTCTCAAGTGTACTCATTTAATTTTAGGTCATTGCTTTTCTAGTTTCTCAATAAAACTACAATTCGCAGATTTACTATAAAATAATGCAATGCACGATAAAGTACAATgcattcctttttttattaatatttaacaataaaagtATTTAGTTTATACTTatgttttcaatatattttatttgttacaATTGATACAAAAccaaatttaacaatttaagtTATTGCTCAGCAACTCCACAGCTAATCACCTACTGATAATGTCATATGATAATGTCAAGTGCACTTCTTCTAACAaaagaattacaaatttttttagaaaatgcCATTAATAAAGTCTAAGAATTTTCAACAACTGTAGTATTGAAGTAGCTCATTTATCACAAGCTGTATGAAACTTGTTATTGAATTCTGTAGTTTTTGAATTACAACCTCTTCAAAATTAATTGTGTTTCTAAAACACATGCAAAAACAAAAGAGATaacacaataaaaataaaaaattatacatatgttACACAATATGTCTCTTTTTCCGAAAATTCgttgtaatatttattaattatagttAATTAGCAATTTAAacgagaaataattaaatattgtacaGTACAAAAAGAGAAATGGATCAAGTATGTAAGAAGGTAAATACAAATAATGCTGTTAAAATGattaaatgtgtatttaattgaaaaaagaaaatcataaaataaCAATCAAACAGTGGAAAGAAACCGGAAGCAATCGAAAGTAGAGTGTTACAAAGAAAGTATAATTGAATTAACACGATGGTACGACAGGCCTATAAAGATCTCTCGCTAATTCATAACAAAATTATGCTGACAAGAAAGTTCAACTCGTTCAACAAACGGAACTTGAAATATAACAGAATAAAATCACCTAAAATCTATTCTGAACCGTTACAAATGATTACATACGTCTGACTTACCATTTATTAAACATCAAATGGCAATAAAAATAGTTCACTAAAAAACAGAGAAACTAGCGTCTGTCAATGCACATTTCTGAGCAATATAACCTGATTTTAATACACGGTACGTTAAAATGGTACAGATTATagataattttacattttcgtTTAAGATTTGCAAGATTTGTTGAAATACATGATCGTGAAGAGAACGGTGTATGGGCGCGCGTCCGACTGACGcttgctgacgccagtgatgccagaaccgtgggacgtgggacaaatctttaccctctccacgacgtcccacgacgtcccagtgactcccctaccgcagttgtttcgtctaacacaagcgcgttgtcccacgtgtccgtgtgagctctctgcgggtttggcagagttcggctgctctcgtcatttctacgttatcggctcgatgctcaagccgctaaagcacgaggcagcagcatcgacgaatcgacaaaataatataatttcgtgcatggcaatatggctgaattaagaaaccaggagaatcagttcgaatcccgattttacggtttcagttctgattcttaatacattaacgtttttctaatacataaaaatacatttttgatacattaatactatgaaatacattaacttggaaagcagttaaaaaaaggagttgaactgcatctttctttgatattttttttaatatttaagttttatatatatacatatgtatgtacgtacatatgataaaagtacgtgatacagaagtaatttcttcaattagatattactgttattctaactattacaatacgtaaattcgaagatatacgaggaaaattggttaggttaaattgtaaggatataaggaaatttcaatctttaacggtttgtcagttttatttcttattccttacaactattataattttattctctgaatggtcattacaatgaaagatggattagatacaatttgattcctcatttaatttgttatatacatatcaggtttcttgcaactgttgcacctggtccacgcttacacgatattgcatattttactttccaataatacaacaaggaaacaaaattataatatagtgattaccataatacaatagaaaatgttaagcttggtataaaccttcttttttttgtgtacttaatctgcagttacgcttcgttgctttataatgactgatttttcttttgaatgaaacttccactagcgtattgatgaaatttttcgattaaaacaagatcaaacacgacgtaatttgaattatagttactttatatatttgcattaggttttaaataaataagtaaatataatgcaaattatgtcgtgtttggtcttattttgatcagaagatccttccaattacattggtaaaagtttcatttagcaaaaatgaaaaataaaaaagttatggttaaattaatattgtctcactcaaatgttttttctcgggccctttaattctcggacctccttctctttcgctatttgtctttttctacgttcgccagcattcaagaactcgctcgagctgtgtcgttctgccagccttacacacttttaggagaatcgggaaaatccagcataataacacgttctatgctgaaagaatatactaacttatctgtttaataaaattttaataaatctggcaatagatttattttctgactgcttttcttaagtaatcagaatttcaccattctcctgtacagatcgtgtgtagcagtttgtagcaaactcaacatattttcgatattatgtagaatacacaaccgatcgacaaatattaaaaatccaggatattttgtgccgctttttatatgtcaagggccatcgaaatgaaataaatgaccaacaatgaatagtataataaaggtgatcgctgttcatctatttcctttctacgatgtacaggattgcctcgaaataagcaagtggctcgagacctaacagttgcttatttcgaagcagagaccacttgcttatttcgaggcaatcctgtatttcttccgcaagagacggtttcctaacaatttacagtacagtaaaatctggatatacatatgcaagagagatgggatccaagcgaggtgtcgaatctcgggttacgcgcgacgccagccaagcgtgaacgtagaaagcgacaggcagtggaggagagagagaggtcaaatgatcaaacgaaagagccgaaacatatcggtgtgactaatactaattcagttataaaacatttttatttttgactttttttaaatgaaatttttactggcgtattggccagatttttctgattaagatgataccaaacacgatatagtttgaattgtaattacttgctaaaattgatgttaaaagtggacgaaaagtcagagagatcgaatcaaaacattgcatatgcatatccgagcgaggtgtcgaagtttgatcggacgtcttgcattatatgtacccagattttactgtactgtaaattgttaggaaaccgtctcttgtggaagaaatacatcgtagaaaggaaatagatgaacagcgatcacctttattataatattcattgttggtcatttatttcaattcgatggcccttgacatataaaaaacggcacaaaatatcctggatttttaatatttttcgatcggttgtatattagacataatatcgaaaacatgttgagtttgctacaaactgctacacccgatccgtacaggagactggtaaaatgctgattacttaagaaaagcagcccgaaaataaatctgtcagatttattaaaatttttttagacagataacttagtatattctttcagcatagaatgtgttattatgctggattttcccgattctcctgaaagtgtgcgaggctggcagaacgacacagctcgagcgagttcttgaatgctgacgaacgtagaaaaagacaaatagcgaaagagaaagaggtccgagaattaaagggtccgagaaaaaacatttgagtgagacaatattaatttaaccataacttttttatttttcatttttgctaaatgaaacttttaccaatgtaattggaaggttcttctgatcaaaataagaccaaacacgacataatttgcattatatttacttatttatttaaaacctaatgcaaatatataaagtaactataattcaaattacgtcgtgtttgatcttgttttaatcgaaaaatttcatcaatacgctagtggaaatttcattcaaaagaaaaatcagtcattagtcattataaagcaacgaagcgaaagtgcagcatAACTACACAGAAAACACATAAGGTTTatagcaagcttaacattttctattgtattatggtaatcactatattatagttttgtttccttgttgtattataggaaagtaaaatatgcaatatcgtataagcgtggaccagttgcaatagttgcaagaaacctgatatgtatataacaaattaaatgaggaatcaaattgtatctaatccatctttcattgtaatgaccattcagagaataaaattataatagttgtaaggaataagaaataaaactgacaaaccgttaaagattgaaatttccttatatccttacaatttaacctaaccaattttcctcgtatatcttcgaatttacgtattgtaatagttagaataacagtaatatctaattgaagaaattacttctgtatcacgtacttttatcatatggacgtacatacatatgtatatatataaaacttaaatattaaaaaaaatatcaaagaaagatgcagttcaactccttcttttaactgcttcccaagttaatgtatttcatagtattaatgtattaaaaatgtatttttatgtattaaagaaacgttaatgcattaagaatcagaactgaaaccgtagaatcgggattcgaactgaatctcctggtttctcacttctaccatattgccatggacgaaattatattattttgtcgattcgtcgatgctgctgccacgtgctttagcggtttgagcatcgagccgataacgtagaaatgacgaaagcagccgaactctgccaaacccgcagagctcacacggacacgtgggacaacgcgcttgtgttagatgaaacaactgcggtaggggaatcactgggacgtcgtgggacgtcgtggagagggtaaaaatttgtcccacgtcccacggttctggcatcactggctgACGCTACTGATTATGCTTGCCTTTCCTCTCAGAGGGTCGTGGTGCTttgagaacgaacgccatctgcttTATCCTAGGATAAAAATCAGAAATACTTCGtactgcaacagtctaacgcaCTTTGATGGTAATAACAGACTGTTTCGATATCAAAAACTATACCCCATTACTCCAGCCTTGCCATATTACAGCAACAAAAGGAGCAGCAGTGAagcttgtatctgtagtcactgctgcAGATGCAAAACGATTGCCAGACATGACTTTGTTTtcgaaatgtttttaaaattcgatcccaGCGCCCTCTATACAAAATTGGCGGAAACTACTTGACAACTTACCGACCGCACCTACGACCAGTTTCGATTTATCGATCGGTCCTCTGTTCCTTGTGTCGGAAGTTCCGTCGGTAAGTTGCTGAGTAGTTTCCACCATTTtggtatagatggcgcaatgaTTTTATGACAATGTTatactattttaaaattataaagattaaatgaattaaatcttaattaaaatgGAATTAAAGGGAGTCAAAATTGTATGTTTTCAATTGTGAGTGCGGAGTGTGGTATAAGAggaactggtaaaacaggcacgactGTCATACCGATTGTGAGCTCGACCATTCGATCTAATCGCGAGAGTTTGTAATGGCAGTAACATTAATGCAACtctatggtatttttatttGCTTGTTCAAGGCTAAGAAATATCCTATCGCAACAACTGAAAAATGAAACGTGAAATGATATAAATCACCGCAAATTTCCTCTTACAACGTCGCATTCACTGCAGCTACAATACGTCTGCGATAAAATGAACTCTACTCGATCTGGCTTTCTTTGCcactttgtatttattttatgaacATGATATTCATAAATCTTAATAGattatttgtataattatttacaattatgATTCGAAATGATTTTTTATCCGCACAGTCTTCAGTTTGATTGagatttatattataaaatgtcTGATAAAAACACAGGAACTGGTCGATGATAAAAAGAGATATGTTTTTTAAGTAATGTGTAAAGAAATGTTGagaaatatgtacaatatatatatatatatatcatacctacaaacatatttatataaatacagagtattaaaatttaatttagccATTTCTTCAGTGGCAGCACTAGTATGGATGTGTTATACGTCAAAAAACAGGCAGCGTTTACAAGATGAGGTTTTTATACAGCATATCGCTTGATATTTGGTAAATTTTCGAGAGATCGTCTTATATCATAAATCTtgtaatatgattatttttgtgCGTATCATCGTGATGTCAATTATgtaaaacaaaaatcatttACCTTATGCGCATAGTATTCCACATTCTAAGAATTATTTAATGATTAAGGTGCTGCGTTAACTCTTTCGATGTTGACATTTAAACATTTCTAGATACAACTgtgcaatttcattttattctattcATCAACTTTTATCGAAATATTTGTGATATAAAACATAACCTACTCTTAATAAGCTAGAGCATGAAATTTGATGACATAGTCTTTATGTTTTCAATTAAGTTTCAATGTCTTTTTACATAGCAGTGTTTACATTTAATCTTGCATGTCAtctcaaaaatattattttaaatataattttaacataaatccttagtataatatttatataaatattaagagactATCTTTCTGATGATTCTTAAAATATGATGAATGGACAGTACAATATGTGTAAGTAATGTACTATTAATAATGACTAATTTTATATTGAAGATGAGCAAAATGATGATTAATCAAGTTATTTAGattcaaatatatgtataatatacatatatatatatgaactaAATGTAATATGAATTAGAAAGCTAACAAGATTACATAATTTGGTTAATATTCCTTATTCTTGTTATCTGTCGTATGTAATGATATGCTGCATAGAATTTGAAATAAACAGCAAAAGAAAATGTAATGTGGAAGACTttaataaacagtataaatatCGATGGtatgaattttgtattttttttttcagtaatTCTTTCTAAGGGAATGAGGAATTTGTATTGTGTTTTCAATTATCTTGGAAAAGTGGCAGGTGCCAGTTAACATAATTTCTAACAATTATGGAAAATCAAAGTCACCATACTCAAGCTTATCAGACTCATCAGTCATTTTGGAAAAAGAATACACGCGCCGTTCCAGGGAGGTAAGTTGAATTTATATAGCATCGTGCGATTATAAAATTAGAGTTACTTCCTAcgatgtttaaaataaattataataaacattcAGGGTTGATTATTAATTATGATGTAATTGTTTATATgtgacaaatataataaaagaccAAGCCTCAAGCAAGATGGTAAAGTTGGTAAAGGAAGCGCTACCACCCTTATACCTGGTTCAACGAATCCAGTGTCTAGCAGTAGCGGAGGTATATCCGGAAGTAGCGGTGGCTCTACATCTTTCCAAGATTTTCAAGAAAGTATAGACGATGCTTGGGATTCGGGAGATGATGAATTTTGTACCGTTTCTGATGTGAAGATATCAAAAAGAGTCAGCAAGTCTGCTGCTATTAGCGTTATTAATAGTCACCGTTCGAGAAAATCGTGTATAGAATCAGGAATAGGTGTAAAACCTCAACAACGGGTACAAGAAATTATTCCTGAAGAAAAAAGAGCAGAGGCTTTGCAAAGATTAGCTGTTCAGCCTTTGCACTTGAGAAATGCTAATTTGTCTATACATTCTCAAGTAAATAACAGTCAACATTCCACAGAAGATTCAGATGTAAAATATGGTGCTTCCCCTCAACACAAACCGACACAATTTCCGGGTAGGCCGCAACCGTTGAGACAAACGAATGCGCCTTCGAAATTTTTTATACCTTCTAAAGAACAAGGTGCTAATGCagtgatttttctttctttctgtatTCGTTCAAATCCGGTATAATCTCActttgattaatattttcagaTGGCGAAAGTAAAGTAGATAAATTTCAAGCCCTTTTGGAAGCTTCTGTGTTAAATTTAGATGAATTAAGACAATTGTCATGGTCAGGTATACCTGCGCGACTGCGTTCCGTTACTTGGAGGCTATTGTCTGTAAGTAAGAAAGGTAAACTATACCGTATCTTTCCACTTAACGTACAAACTCTACGTAAAAATGTAAAACTATCGTTTCTGTTTTCATCATGCAGGAATATTTGCCAGCCAATTTAGAACGAAGACAACATGTGTTAGAACGTAAACGTGTAGATTATTGGAATTTAGTGAAACAGTATTATGATACTGAAAGAGACGAGGGATTTCAAGACACATATCGGCAAATTCATATTGATATTCCAAGAATGTCACCACTTATTTCGTTGTTTCAGCAAACAACGGtccaattaatttttgaaagaatACTTTATATTTGGGCAATTCGTCATCCCGCTTCTGGATACGTTCAAGTGCGTTCGATGTACCTGTGTATTCTTATATGTCACCCTTGAATCAATTTTAACtgcatttcttcttttttgtattttattctcTTATGTAGGGAATGAACGATCTCGTGACACCTTTCTTTCTGGTATTTTTACAAGAAGCAGTACCCATGTCAGCATGGCAAGACTTGGAAAATTACGATGTAGCATCGTTAGAAAAAGAgcaaagaaatattatagaagcAGATAGTTTTTGGTGCTTGTCTAAGTTTCTCGATGGTATTCAAGATAATTATATCTTTGCTCAATTAGGTATTCAGCACAAAGTGAACCAGTTGAAAGAGCTTATACAAAGAATCGATGGTACATAATTTGctacattttaaaaatatatcattcgaaacgttactttttcttcgtgacttttcattttttttcagcCCCGTTACATCAACATTTACATCAACACGGAGTGGATTACTTACAGTTTTCCTTTCGGTGGATGAATAATTTATTGACGAGAGAAATTCCTCTTCATTGCACGATTCGTCTATGGGATACTTACTTGGCGGAATCCGATCGATTCGCTTCGTTTCAGCTTTACGTATGTGCCGCGTTTCTTCTTCGTTGGAGACGTCACCTTCTTTTACAACCCGACTTTCAAGTAAgcgttaaattatattattaaataatgtaatataacgtcATAGGTGATACGTTATATTATATTGTTGTTTAGGGACTGATGCTAATGCTACAAAACCTGCCTACTCAAAATTGGACAGATTCGGAGATAGGAATATTGGTCGCAGAAGcgtacaaattaaaatttacatttgCAGATGCCCCCAATCACTTGCAAGCTCACGATACGAGGTGACCGTTTTACAATACGTTTAGACAACGGTATTGTAATAGCGGCTAAGAacattattttatcaaataactCGCGGCCATTTTGTTTCGAACATGATTTCAAATTGCCTGATCATTCAGTTCTGCAGTCGAGAATAAgccctatttttcattttctttttgttccccCGTTACGTTTCTCGAAGATCCGATTGATCTATACAGATTTTATTACTATTGCTGTTATTTCTAGTAAATCAAGTTAATACGATAAGTTTTCTCGCCATTTTTTAGTTTATCAAAGTTATACATATGCGCAAGCAACGAATCGATCGTCATTCACGATTCGTATTATATTTGTATGTACAGTACGTGTatgttataattata from Osmia lignaria lignaria isolate PbOS001 chromosome 15, iyOsmLign1, whole genome shotgun sequence includes the following:
- the LOC117608352 gene encoding tetratricopeptide repeat protein 39B codes for the protein MSDIEEDEFQDAQESISQPTSMDLDTAIMEAKKAIHYFFNNDFEEARKIMEPWASSSIYHSLGTSVFAFLEAIFTFEQKQIEKAAGAVKQCMSVCLKHRKHATLTENIGKMVKKTNYDTYTIEEVHAELCYAESLLLKSMLTFVEDETLVSFVKAGLKIRTCFLSYKECLTILNSRKWENEIHKIHFESGVRTGIGAFNLMISLLPAKIIKLLEFIGFSGDKEYGLSELEAGYKERRGLRHVLCAMILLAYNLIASFVLSHTDGDLDLCEKVLEEELNLYPNGVWFLFFKGRLELTRGNFENALEWYTKSWKSQDVWPQFHHICFWELMWAHCGLQQWKQAATFAGTLANESNWSRTIYLYQKAAILIMQNPPTKSEEKETIDTLMMKVPTYKQRIAGKSLPMEKFVIKKAERYFAQKKNLVLPVFELMYMWNLFRMIGKRQDLMLNIFKIIEDAEKELKKATKTEYHADNEALILLLKGACLRQMKHSLLAEDCLKRIFELDKSIREDTYLLPYATVELALVVQDRGNMQLAIGFLEDAKKNFTGYMLESRLHFKIHSDLMRLTGKKSEDVLV
- the Tbc1d22 gene encoding TBC1 domain family member 22; the encoded protein is MENQSHHTQAYQTHQSFWKKNTRAVPGRPSLKQDGKVGKGSATTLIPGSTNPVSSSSGGISGSSGGSTSFQDFQESIDDAWDSGDDEFCTVSDVKISKRVSKSAAISVINSHRSRKSCIESGIGVKPQQRVQEIIPEEKRAEALQRLAVQPLHLRNANLSIHSQVNNSQHSTEDSDVKYGASPQHKPTQFPGRPQPLRQTNAPSKFFIPSKEQDGESKVDKFQALLEASVLNLDELRQLSWSGIPARLRSVTWRLLSEYLPANLERRQHVLERKRVDYWNLVKQYYDTERDEGFQDTYRQIHIDIPRMSPLISLFQQTTVQLIFERILYIWAIRHPASGYVQGMNDLVTPFFLVFLQEAVPMSAWQDLENYDVASLEKEQRNIIEADSFWCLSKFLDGIQDNYIFAQLGIQHKVNQLKELIQRIDAPLHQHLHQHGVDYLQFSFRWMNNLLTREIPLHCTIRLWDTYLAESDRFASFQLYVCAAFLLRWRRHLLLQPDFQGLMLMLQNLPTQNWTDSEIGILVAEAYKLKFTFADAPNHLQAHDTR